From the genome of Nocardia sp. NBC_01503, one region includes:
- a CDS encoding biotin/lipoyl-binding carrier protein: protein MAEEVLAEMVSTVYQIVASVGDQVKEGDTLVILESMKMEIPVVAEADGTVASINVKPGDVIQKDDLIAVIA from the coding sequence ATGGCCGAGGAAGTGCTCGCGGAGATGGTGTCCACCGTCTACCAGATCGTCGCCAGCGTGGGCGATCAGGTGAAGGAGGGCGACACCCTGGTGATCCTCGAGTCGATGAAGATGGAGATCCCGGTGGTGGCCGAGGCCGACGGCACCGTGGCGTCCATCAACGTCAAGCCCGGCGATGTGATTCAGAAGGACGACCTGATCGCCGTCATCGCCTGA
- a CDS encoding sensor histidine kinase produces MSTLSDLLAEHTDLPGAAVDHLQRVVGDWQLLADLSFADLHLWVGTGPITDGADVVCVAQCRPTTAPTVHPEDLVGSLANKDAFPQIFEALLTSDIVRVDTDAEVAGVYHPHPVHAIREAIPVRVGDDVIAILGRDTDVQRRKMRSSLEIAYMACADDLCQMVADGTFPALEDRTGAHSSPRAGDGFIRLDTDGIVVYASPNALSAYHRMGLQNDLVGQDLALTTRSLITDPFDAQEVVGDIQAALAGKAGRRMEVEARGATVLLRTLVLRPNGELAGAAVLVRDVTEVKRRDRALLSKDATIREIHHRVKNNLQTVAALLRLQARRTENEEARLALTESVRRVTSIASVHEMLSMSVDEEVDLDEVVDRLLPIMADVATVHTARIKVRRAGSLGVFSAERATPLVMVLTELVQNAIEHAFDAGENGTVTIRSERSARWLDVIISDDGRGLPDGFSLEASDRLGLQIVRTLVTAELGGSIGLHPGADIGTDAVLRVPLGRRSAR; encoded by the coding sequence TTGTCGACACTGAGCGATCTACTGGCTGAGCACACCGATCTACCGGGTGCGGCCGTCGATCATCTGCAGCGGGTGGTGGGGGACTGGCAGCTGCTGGCGGACCTGTCCTTCGCGGACCTGCACCTGTGGGTGGGTACCGGTCCGATCACCGATGGCGCGGATGTGGTGTGTGTCGCGCAGTGCCGCCCCACCACCGCGCCCACGGTGCATCCGGAGGATCTGGTCGGTTCGCTGGCCAATAAGGATGCCTTCCCGCAGATCTTCGAGGCGTTGCTCACCAGCGATATCGTGCGCGTGGACACCGATGCCGAGGTGGCGGGCGTCTACCATCCGCATCCGGTGCACGCGATTCGCGAGGCCATTCCGGTCCGCGTCGGCGACGATGTGATCGCCATTCTCGGTCGCGATACCGATGTGCAGCGCCGGAAGATGCGCTCCAGTTTGGAGATCGCGTACATGGCCTGCGCCGATGATCTCTGCCAGATGGTCGCCGACGGCACCTTCCCGGCGCTGGAGGATCGCACCGGCGCGCACTCCAGTCCGCGCGCGGGTGACGGTTTCATTCGCCTCGATACCGACGGAATCGTGGTGTACGCCAGCCCGAATGCGCTCTCCGCCTACCATCGGATGGGTTTGCAGAACGATCTGGTCGGTCAGGATCTGGCTTTGACCACCCGGTCACTCATCACCGATCCTTTTGACGCGCAAGAGGTTGTCGGCGATATCCAAGCCGCGCTGGCCGGAAAGGCCGGGCGCAGAATGGAAGTCGAGGCGCGCGGCGCGACCGTACTGCTGCGCACGCTGGTGCTGCGCCCCAATGGTGAACTCGCCGGTGCGGCCGTACTGGTGCGCGATGTGACCGAGGTGAAGCGCCGCGATCGCGCGCTGCTGTCCAAGGACGCGACCATTCGCGAGATCCATCATCGGGTCAAGAACAACCTGCAAACGGTTGCTGCGCTGTTGCGGTTGCAGGCCCGTCGTACCGAGAACGAAGAGGCCAGATTGGCGCTCACCGAATCGGTTCGCCGCGTGACTTCTATTGCGTCGGTGCATGAAATGCTTTCGATGTCCGTGGACGAGGAGGTCGATCTCGATGAGGTCGTGGATCGCCTCTTGCCGATAATGGCCGATGTCGCTACGGTGCACACCGCTCGCATAAAGGTCCGCCGCGCAGGCTCTTTGGGCGTTTTCTCCGCCGAACGTGCGACCCCCCTTGTCATGGTTCTCACCGAATTGGTCCAGAACGCAATCGAACACGCCTTCGACGCCGGTGAGAACGGAACGGTCACCATCCGCTCCGAGCGCTCCGCCCGCTGGCTCGACGTGATCATCAGCGATGACGGCCGCGGCCTCCCCGACGGCTTCAGCCTCGAAGCCTCCGACCGCCTCGGCCTACAAATCGTCCGCACCCTGGTCACCGCCGAATTGGGCGGCTCCATCGGCCTGCACCCCGGCGCCGACATCGGTACGGACGCCGTTCTCCGTGTACCGCTCGGCCGCCGTTCAGCCCGCTGA
- a CDS encoding WhiB family transcriptional regulator, giving the protein MDWRHKAICRDEDPELFFPVGNSGPALAQIADAKLVCARCPVTADCLSWALKSGQDAGVWGGMSEDERRALKRRNARTRTRTVV; this is encoded by the coding sequence ATGGACTGGCGCCACAAGGCCATCTGTCGCGACGAGGACCCCGAGCTGTTCTTCCCGGTGGGTAACAGTGGTCCTGCGCTCGCGCAGATTGCCGATGCCAAGCTGGTCTGCGCTCGCTGCCCTGTCACCGCCGATTGCCTGTCCTGGGCCCTGAAGTCCGGTCAGGATGCGGGCGTGTGGGGTGGTATGAGCGAAGACGAACGTCGTGCGCTGAAGCGTCGCAACGCTCGCACGCGTACCCGCACCGTCGTCTAA
- a CDS encoding diacylglycerol/lipid kinase family protein: protein MRTLLIVNPNATSTTPATRDLLAHALESRTQLTVVHTERRGHAAELARWAADTRMDLIVVHGGDGTVNETVNGFLPLPHEPQREWLPRLGVIPGGSANVFARSLGIEQDPVTATNQLIDLLTAEADRRIGLGLADDRWFCFSAGVGLDADVCEAIDAKRANGKAATPARYLRTTVKQFFKAARSLPQVRLEIPGHEPVTDVHYAFVTNTSPWTYLDNTPVRTNPGTTFESGLGVFAMRTMGIVPTLLIARQLLANDGNPKGHKLFREDDVPSVRVEATEPIGLQIDGDFIGRRNMVNFTAAPDILDVVAPKP from the coding sequence GTGCGGACGCTGCTGATCGTGAATCCCAATGCCACCTCCACCACCCCGGCCACGCGCGATCTGCTCGCACACGCATTGGAGAGCCGCACCCAGCTGACCGTCGTGCACACCGAACGTCGTGGCCACGCCGCCGAGCTCGCGCGCTGGGCCGCGGATACCCGGATGGATCTGATCGTGGTGCACGGCGGCGACGGCACCGTGAACGAGACCGTCAACGGTTTTCTACCGCTACCGCATGAACCGCAGCGCGAATGGCTGCCGCGACTCGGCGTGATTCCCGGTGGTTCGGCCAATGTGTTCGCGCGCTCGCTCGGTATCGAACAGGATCCGGTGACCGCCACCAATCAGTTGATCGATCTGCTGACCGCGGAGGCGGATCGGCGCATCGGACTCGGCCTGGCCGACGATCGCTGGTTCTGCTTCAGCGCGGGCGTGGGTCTGGACGCCGATGTGTGCGAGGCCATCGACGCCAAGCGCGCGAACGGCAAAGCCGCTACTCCCGCACGGTATCTGCGCACCACGGTCAAACAGTTCTTCAAGGCCGCTCGCAGTCTTCCCCAGGTGCGCTTGGAGATTCCGGGTCACGAACCGGTCACGGATGTCCATTACGCATTCGTGACCAACACCAGTCCGTGGACGTATCTCGACAACACGCCCGTCCGGACCAACCCCGGCACCACCTTCGAATCCGGTCTCGGGGTGTTTGCCATGCGAACCATGGGCATCGTGCCCACCCTCCTGATTGCCCGTCAGTTGCTGGCGAACGATGGAAATCCCAAGGGACACAAATTGTTTCGCGAAGACGACGTCCCCTCCGTCCGCGTCGAGGCCACCGAGCCCATCGGACTGCAAATCGATGGTGACTTCATTGGTCGGCGCAACATGGTGAATTTCACAGCCGCACCGGATATCCTCGATGTGGTCGCGCCGAAGCCCTAA
- a CDS encoding GNAT family N-acetyltransferase: MIRRATPADIPALVGLVYDLAEYEKLRSECTLTEEQLETALFGPNPAVFAHVAEGPGDSGVVGCAIWFLNYSTWTGVHGIYLEDLYVKPETRGLGFGRDLLAALAREAVEQGYSRVDWSVLDWNEPSINFYRSIGAVAQDEWTGYRLAGGALARLAAHADD, translated from the coding sequence ATGATTCGCCGCGCCACGCCCGCCGATATCCCGGCCCTGGTGGGCCTGGTCTACGACCTCGCCGAATACGAGAAGCTGCGCAGCGAGTGCACGCTCACCGAAGAGCAGTTGGAGACCGCGCTGTTCGGCCCGAACCCGGCGGTCTTCGCGCATGTGGCCGAGGGCCCCGGCGATTCGGGTGTGGTCGGCTGCGCCATCTGGTTCCTGAACTACAGCACCTGGACCGGTGTGCACGGGATCTATCTGGAGGACCTGTACGTCAAGCCGGAGACCCGCGGGCTCGGCTTCGGCCGCGATCTGCTCGCGGCGCTGGCGCGCGAGGCGGTCGAACAGGGGTACTCCCGGGTCGACTGGTCGGTGCTGGATTGGAATGAGCCGTCCATCAACTTCTACCGCTCGATCGGCGCGGTGGCGCAGGACGAGTGGACCGGCTACCGCCTGGCGGGTGGCGCACTCGCCCGATTGGCCGCGCACGCGGACGACTGA
- a CDS encoding acid phosphatase, protein MIEYVSAPEKRLILLRHGETEWSAARRHTGRTDIPLTPNGEEQALAAGKLLAGLGLRDPLVFSSPRRRALRTAELAGLTDVHIDDDLVEWDYGEYEGLTTLEIQRMSPDWTVWTGVTPEGETAGQVRKRADHVLATVIPELATRDVVLVGHGHFSRVLIARWAEFDVVEGRRFFLSTAAVTVLGYDYQARTVLAHNLVPQLEGTDR, encoded by the coding sequence ATGATCGAGTACGTGTCCGCACCCGAAAAACGGCTGATATTGCTACGACACGGTGAGACGGAGTGGTCGGCCGCGCGCCGCCATACCGGGCGCACCGATATTCCACTGACCCCCAACGGGGAGGAGCAGGCCCTCGCCGCCGGGAAATTGCTGGCAGGGCTCGGCCTGCGCGATCCACTGGTATTCAGCAGTCCCCGCCGCCGCGCCCTGCGCACCGCCGAATTGGCCGGTTTGACCGACGTCCATATCGACGACGATCTGGTCGAATGGGATTACGGCGAATACGAGGGGCTCACCACCCTGGAAATCCAGCGCATGTCCCCCGACTGGACTGTCTGGACCGGTGTCACCCCCGAGGGCGAGACCGCCGGGCAGGTCCGCAAACGCGCCGATCATGTGCTGGCAACGGTCATTCCCGAACTCGCCACCCGCGATGTGGTGCTGGTCGGGCACGGTCACTTCTCCCGGGTGCTGATCGCGCGCTGGGCCGAGTTCGACGTGGTCGAGGGGCGGCGATTCTTCCTGTCCACCGCCGCCGTTACCGTGCTGGGGTACGACTACCAGGCTCGAACCGTGCTCGCGCACAACCTGGTTCCGCAGCTCGAAGGGACTGATCGATGA
- a CDS encoding Rv3212 family protein, whose protein sequence is MLAPERRTRADILTAVAIAILLVIATAVICWTSDARGTESVTTDQTLSAPPTPEQLPATLRELWNSPDTASARAITNGGVAVTADGGTVTGRDPRTGEQVWKYQRDMPLCGIESQFGTIIATYRDQRGCSQTTLLNAETGARITARSSYMDDTVELSVDGTYTLAQGPDRLEVWRSDLVRTLEYGKVDAPVNPRTQPRTDCRLLSAASAPSRIAVLERCPKDTADRLTVLNPAPKDGTTPEEYSTHVLTESGGASESARVIAVSDSRIALYLPGMGTSPPQFAVYDISGNPLAIHQLAAPLPDNALVSHLSSEWFVFTGNTLIALNATTFDVMWVAGNVLGTPTLMSGQLLVPSPDGLRALDPTTGAATGRITLQRSDYHNEPISLAAIGGSVLELRGGKLYALGTG, encoded by the coding sequence GTGCTCGCACCCGAGCGGCGAACGCGCGCCGATATTCTCACCGCTGTCGCGATCGCCATTCTGCTGGTGATCGCGACAGCGGTGATTTGTTGGACCAGTGATGCGCGGGGCACCGAATCGGTGACCACCGATCAGACGCTCTCCGCGCCACCGACTCCCGAGCAGTTGCCCGCCACCCTGCGCGAGCTGTGGAATTCGCCCGATACCGCGAGTGCGCGGGCGATCACCAACGGCGGGGTGGCGGTCACCGCGGACGGGGGCACCGTCACCGGACGCGATCCGCGCACCGGTGAACAGGTGTGGAAGTACCAGCGGGATATGCCGCTGTGCGGTATCGAATCCCAATTCGGCACCATCATCGCCACCTACCGCGATCAGCGCGGCTGCAGCCAGACCACGCTGCTCAATGCCGAGACCGGGGCGCGCATCACCGCCCGCTCCAGCTATATGGACGACACCGTCGAACTCTCGGTGGACGGCACCTACACCCTCGCGCAGGGCCCGGACCGGCTCGAGGTGTGGCGTTCGGATCTGGTGCGCACCCTGGAGTACGGCAAGGTCGACGCCCCGGTGAATCCGCGCACCCAGCCGCGTACCGACTGCCGCCTGCTGTCGGCGGCCTCGGCCCCCAGCCGGATCGCGGTACTGGAGCGCTGCCCCAAGGACACCGCCGACCGCCTGACCGTGCTGAATCCGGCTCCGAAGGACGGCACCACCCCCGAGGAGTACAGCACCCATGTACTCACCGAATCCGGCGGCGCCTCCGAGAGCGCACGGGTAATCGCGGTGTCGGACAGTCGAATCGCACTCTACCTGCCCGGAATGGGCACCAGCCCACCGCAATTCGCGGTTTATGATATCTCCGGCAATCCCCTTGCCATTCACCAGCTTGCGGCCCCACTGCCGGACAACGCCCTGGTGAGTCATTTGAGCTCGGAGTGGTTCGTCTTCACCGGCAACACCCTGATCGCCTTGAACGCCACCACCTTCGACGTCATGTGGGTCGCCGGGAATGTGCTCGGCACCCCCACCCTGATGTCCGGCCAACTGCTGGTCCCCTCCCCCGACGGTCTGCGCGCCCTGGACCCCACCACCGGTGCGGCCACCGGGCGAATCACGTTGCAGCGCAGCGACTATCACAATGAGCCGATCTCCCTCGCGGCCATCGGCGGCTCCGTGCTGGAATTGCGCGGCGGCAAGCTCTACGCCCTCGGTACGGGATAA
- a CDS encoding alpha/beta fold hydrolase has protein sequence MSLADTVSTAARNAWALTFGAGIGVPEPTPSTVLSDAPHRELRRYDGAAAGDPAVLLVPPLAAPAFCFDLSPEQSMARFLLESGRAPYLVDYGDITFDDRRMGFEDWIDDILPEAIRQVSADRGGQPVDLVGWSIGGVLALLTAAADPTLPIRSITAVGAPLSYNHMVGVRELRALARLDGGRTATAAIRAVGGVSAQLTRIAYRATAWDRELKRPFFIASNLTDTATLERMETIDRFQNSLPGYPGRFYNQLWGRFMLNNDIGKGVVRFGDREIALADVTVPVLLVGGPTDAITAAAAVEHGTVTLTGSPQVRYETAPGSHLGILIARETTWSYLDKFLRDFA, from the coding sequence GTGAGCTTGGCAGACACCGTGAGCACCGCCGCGCGCAATGCGTGGGCCCTGACCTTCGGCGCCGGAATCGGGGTACCCGAACCCACGCCGTCAACGGTCCTTTCCGATGCGCCGCACCGGGAATTGCGCCGCTATGACGGCGCCGCGGCGGGCGATCCGGCGGTGCTGCTGGTGCCGCCGCTGGCCGCACCGGCATTCTGTTTCGATCTGAGCCCGGAGCAGAGCATGGCCCGGTTCCTGTTGGAGTCCGGCCGTGCGCCCTACCTGGTCGACTACGGCGACATCACCTTCGACGATCGCCGTATGGGCTTCGAGGATTGGATCGACGACATCCTGCCCGAGGCGATTCGCCAGGTCTCCGCCGATCGCGGCGGTCAACCGGTGGATCTGGTGGGCTGGTCCATCGGCGGCGTGCTGGCGCTGCTGACCGCGGCCGCCGATCCGACGCTGCCGATCCGCTCCATCACCGCGGTCGGGGCCCCGCTGAGCTACAACCACATGGTGGGCGTGCGGGAATTGCGCGCACTGGCTCGCCTCGACGGCGGCCGTACCGCGACGGCCGCGATTCGCGCTGTCGGCGGCGTCTCGGCGCAGCTGACCCGGATCGCCTATCGCGCCACCGCATGGGATCGAGAACTCAAGCGCCCCTTCTTCATTGCGAGCAATCTGACCGATACCGCCACGCTGGAGCGGATGGAGACGATCGACCGTTTCCAGAACTCGCTGCCCGGATATCCGGGGCGTTTCTACAACCAGCTGTGGGGCCGGTTCATGTTGAACAATGACATCGGCAAGGGTGTGGTGCGTTTCGGCGATCGCGAAATCGCGCTCGCCGATGTCACTGTTCCGGTGCTGCTGGTCGGCGGGCCCACCGATGCGATTACCGCGGCCGCCGCGGTGGAGCACGGCACGGTCACGCTGACCGGATCACCGCAGGTGCGGTACGAGACCGCACCCGGTTCTCACCTCGGCATTCTGATCGCCCGGGAAACCACCTGGTCGTACCTGGACAAATTCCTGCGGGATTTCGCCTAA
- a CDS encoding SGNH/GDSL hydrolase family protein, whose translation MPTAIQNLIVLGDSLSDIGIKREAPAGMFARAAGMMRTNEVGRYSDGKNWADYLVEWMGGEPLIRGDKKNTEYATAPHRTLTTDSLILRTDFGDLAPVKYANYAEGGAIAASDWKPKAGALGYLKDQVSTYINARRKLIEQNQFVTGHTLHIIWIGLNDLITAKREVPDNPGTTDRPGTGVRPLVREINELVNEICDSFPTNPSFEHFVLIDLPSPLVSIRFQDKAADKGEDSVAKAVRNVEAFNAALRQLAAHWVPPKDGLGAFAPNISFVPMSEWMQVVSNNPKQFNLTPLAQDHGPVLYLGMTDPTPPAIRRALTTSDLAHPTQAVYELIGREIADVLVPKYRLGTLTQESWPERRPFPTIPGI comes from the coding sequence ATGCCCACAGCAATTCAGAATCTCATCGTCCTGGGCGACAGCCTGTCCGATATCGGCATCAAGCGCGAAGCGCCCGCGGGAATGTTCGCCCGCGCCGCCGGCATGATGCGCACCAATGAGGTCGGTCGCTACAGCGACGGCAAGAACTGGGCCGACTACCTCGTCGAATGGATGGGCGGGGAACCACTCATCCGCGGCGATAAGAAGAACACCGAGTACGCCACCGCACCACATCGCACGCTGACCACCGATTCACTGATCCTGCGCACCGACTTCGGCGATCTCGCACCGGTGAAATACGCCAACTACGCCGAGGGCGGCGCCATCGCGGCCTCGGACTGGAAGCCCAAGGCCGGTGCGCTCGGATATCTGAAGGATCAGGTCTCGACCTACATCAATGCCCGCCGCAAGCTGATCGAACAGAATCAGTTCGTCACCGGGCACACCCTGCACATCATCTGGATCGGGCTCAACGATCTCATCACCGCCAAGCGCGAGGTCCCGGACAATCCGGGAACGACCGATAGACCCGGCACCGGCGTGCGGCCACTGGTGCGCGAGATCAATGAACTGGTCAACGAGATCTGCGATTCGTTCCCGACCAACCCGTCCTTCGAGCACTTCGTCCTGATCGATCTGCCCAGTCCGCTGGTCTCGATCCGCTTCCAGGACAAGGCCGCCGACAAAGGCGAGGACTCGGTGGCCAAGGCGGTGCGCAATGTCGAGGCGTTCAACGCCGCCCTGCGCCAGCTGGCCGCGCATTGGGTACCGCCCAAAGACGGACTCGGCGCGTTCGCACCGAATATCTCCTTCGTGCCCATGTCCGAATGGATGCAGGTCGTCTCGAACAATCCGAAGCAGTTCAACCTCACGCCGCTGGCTCAGGATCACGGACCGGTGCTGTACCTCGGCATGACCGATCCGACTCCGCCCGCCATCCGCAGGGCGCTCACCACCAGCGATCTCGCACACCCCACCCAGGCGGTGTACGAACTCATCGGCCGCGAGATCGCCGACGTCCTGGTGCCCAAGTACCGGCTGGGCACCCTGACCCAGGAGTCATGGCCCGAAAGACGGCCGTTCCCAACGATTCCCGGGATTTAG